The following nucleotide sequence is from Natronosalvus caseinilyticus.
TCATGCAGCGTGGGAGGATACTGAGGACGGCTACAAAAATGGGGAGATCGGTGTCTTCGTTACTCCCACACACGTCGTTTCGAAAGATGGAGTGAACGACGCTCGAGAACGCGACACGGAGGCAGACACAACCGTGTACTCGGTTTCGTTCCGGACGGGGATCGAATCGGGGTATGAGAGACGCAAACCGCTCGTGGATTTCGAAGACCCGCGGACGGCGTGGGAGTACGCGAACCTCGCCACTCATTACATCGAAGTCGCCCACATAGCCGAGTTCGCCGTGTTAGAACTACAGGGCCGAGGGACGCCGATGGACCAGAACTGGATCCCCGACGGGGTCGTTGCGGACATGGCTGCTGAAGCGGTAATGCGGAAGATGCTCGGACGCCACGAATCCCAGCTAGACGACGCGCTCGAGCGTGTACCTGCGGTGATCTCGTAGTCGCATCTGATCTGTTCTCGCTCCTACCAGTCGTCTCAGAGACGCCAGTTCGTGGTGGAACAGCGCGACCAGGAGCGCCCCGCCAGAACCAGGCTACATCGCACCCCTTCGAGCTCAACTACGTCCGAAATACCGTCCTGGACGCTAAATCAGACAGGCAGCACTAGCGCTGGTTGCTCTCGAGAAGTCCCCGACCCCCGTAAAATTCCCCAGTTACTCGTTCAGGTGCGACCGGTACCCCTTGGGCTCGAAGCCGCGCCGACAGATGACGCGCTTTCGCCCGACCGTGATCGCACTGACCTGATTGTCGTCTTCCATCTCCTCGACGACTGCCGAGAGATGTGATTCCTTCCATCCCGTTTCCTCGAGGATGGTCGTTTCGTCGACGCGCCCGCCGCGTTTGACGAGGAGGCGGAGGACCTTGTCCTCGTCGGCGATTTCGCGATCGCTGGCGCCGTATTCGACCTGTTCGGCGTAACTCAACGTCTCTTTGTTCTCTCGAGCGGCCGGTCCTGTGGTCGGTTCCTCGGGGGCCGCATCGGGATCGGAGGGCGTCCCGGAAGCCGACTGGCCGTCGACCGATTCAGCGTCGGCTGTCTCCGATCCGAAGAGGGACGAGAGACGGTCTCGAAGTGAATTGAATACCATTTGTGTGATCACCAACCTCGGTTGATATCGCTGATAGGATGTGCTCCTACCTTTCTCTTGTGCTCGCAGGATTATATGTGTCCGGTGTCGAGTCGGTTCTCGAGAATTGCATCGGATCCGACAGCTTTGCGGACTCCAATTCGGCGGTTACCCCGTCGGTCACAGATCGGCCCGCACTGCCCTGACGATCTCGTCGACGTCGAACGACTCCTCGCTGACGTCGAAGACGACCGCGTCGTCGACGCGAACGACGAACACCCCGTGATCGCCGACGGTGAGCGTCGCCGACTCGAGTTCGCCGCCGAACGATCGCATGACGGCCGCCTGGACGTCGAGGGCGCGGTCGAGGAAGCCACAGGGGTGACAGTACTCGATCTCGAGGGAGGTCATGTCACAACTGGCGTTGTGGATACGGAAAGCGGTGGCGGCCCCTGGCGAGCGTCAGAACTCCGGACGCGAACGCTCCTCGAGTCGGCCGTAGGACGCCACGAGTTCCGACAGCGAGTCTGGATCGGCCACGGTGTGGGGAGCCGTCAGCGGGGAGACGCTGATCCGGCCCTCGGCGACGGCCCGTCGGTCGGTTCCCTCGGGATCGGGGATGACGTCGGGGTCCATCTCCTCCCAGACGCGGTCGTGAAGGGTGACGCCCGTCTCGTGGCGACTCGCGTCCATCTCGTAGCGTTTCGACGGGCGCGTGAGCTCGAGCGGGGCGAGGTCGACGCTGTCGGTCGCGCCGTCGGGCATCGGAGCGTTGACATTGAGGTATGCGACCGTCTCGAAGACGCCGAACTCGAGGCCGCGTTCGGCGAGGTAACGGGTCGCGTCGGCGGCGAGGACGTAGTCCTCGGGGGTAGTCTGGACGTCGGTGAACGCGAGGTCGCCGGTGGGGACGTACATCGACGCGGCGATCGCGGGTACGTCGAAGAACGCGGCCTCGACGGCGGCACTGACGGTGCCCGAGCGCCCGAGGACGTACTCGCCGAGGTTGGCGCCCTTGTTACACCCCGATACCACGAGGTCGGGATCGGTCGGGCAGAGTTCCGAGAGGCCGGCGACGACGCAGTCGGCGGGCGTGCCGTGGACGGCGTAGCCGAGGTCGTGTTCCTCGACGTCGACGTCGCTCGAGAGGGCGCGACCGATGGCGCTCTGGTCGGTGGCTGGGGCGACCGTCGTCACGGTGCCGAGGGCGGAGAGTTCGTCGTACAGTGCCCGGAGGCCGGGGCTGTCGATCCCGTCGTCGTTCGTCAGGAGGATCTCGAGGTCGTCGTTCCGGTTTCGGTTTCGGTTCCGGTCGCGGTCTCGGTCTCCATGTCGCTCGCTCTCTCGCTCGCGCTCGCTCATACCCGTCCGTCGGCGTCGTGATCGAAAAGTGCTCCGTTTGGGGAACGTCGGTCGGTTCGGTCCTGGCACTGGTCCCGGTCAGCCTGGTCAGCCAGGTCAGCCGATCCGATCGACGATCGTCTCCTCGTCGACGACGAGGTTGTACGCGCCCTCGTCGTCGTTCCAGAGGACGAGGACGTTCTCGAACGCGAGTACGTCGCCGTACTCGGCCTCGAGCAGGGGCCGATTGAGCGCGGTCTCGTTCGTCACGACGGCGTAGTGGTCGATGGCCTCGCTGCCGTCGCTGATCTTGAAGATCGGGTTCGGTTCCCGGTCGTCTGCATCCCGCCTACGGGTCCCGCCGCCCCCTCCACGGGTCTCGCTCAGGGAGTGGCTCAGCTTCGCGGCCGTCAGGTCGATCCGGTTGGTGACGTGGCGTTCCATCTCGGCCATCTTCGCCTGCCCGCTCCCTTCGAGCCCGATCGCGATCCGTCGGGTTCCATCCCGCCGGAGAATCGAGTAGGAGAACTGGACGTCGACGTTGACGAACTCGCCGGGGTCGGCGCCCTCGCCCGCCCGATCGAGCTTTCGCTGGAACGACGGCACCTCGAGGTCCGGGTGGACGTCGAACGACCAGCCCCGGTCTTCGGGCGTTTCGCCGCCCCACAGCCGAACGGTCGGTCCGTAGACGGTGACGCCGTCGGCCTCGAGGGTTCGCTCGAGTTCCCGGAGTTCGATGCTGGCGTTCTTGTCGGCGGGCGCCATCGCCACCAGCGAGCCGTCGGGTGCGAGCCACTCGACCGCCTGTCGAAGGACGGCTTCGGGATCCTCGAGTTCGCTGAGGACGTTACAGGCGAGCACGAGGTCGAACGCGGGGTCCGCATCGTCCGCATCGTCCGCATCGGAGTCCCGGTTGTCCAGGGATCCCGGATCGAACGCCTCGATGGTCGTCCGATGGATCGTCGCGTGGACGTTTTGCCCCGTCTCTTCGAGCAACGCCTCGAGCACGTCGGCGCCCTCGCCGGGCTCGACGGCGTGGTAGTCCACCAGCGAATCGTCGGGGAGGAACTCGAACAGCCCCAGTGCGGGGCCGCCGACGCCAGCCCCAACGTCGAGCACGCGCAACCGTCGCTCGAGCAGCCCTCGTTCGGCGAGGTCGTCCAGGGCGTACTGGATCGCCGCGTAGTAGGCCGGCAGGTGGTAGATGGCGTAGCCGGCGGCGACGTCCTCGTCGTAGGAGACCGACCGTCGCTCGAGGTACTGGGACTTCATGCGCCGGATCGTCGACCGGAGAAGCGAACCCGAGGGGCCCTCGTGCCAGTCCACGCCGTAGCGGTCGACCAGCACTTCCTCGAGACGGGTGACGTACCGCTCGGGCAGTCGGTGAACGGGATCGGTGGTAGCCGCCGATCGCGGCGGCACCGGTTCGTCGCTCACGGGAGCGAACGTCCCGTCCTCGCGTTCGACGAGGCCGAGGTCCAGGGCCTCCTCGCGGAGGATCTGGGCGACGACCGCCGGGTGCGGTTCGCCCTCGACGTAGCTGCTGATCTCTTCGGGATCGATCGGCCGGACCTGGCGCAGGTACTTCGCGTTCGACCGGATTGCCTCGCGCTGGTCGGTCACTCGCGCTCACCTCCGTTCGCGCTCCTGGAAGCGTTCTGGACGTCCGTTTCGCCGTCGTCGACCCCCTCTCGAGCGCTCCACCGCTCTGCCGCCTCGTCGTACAGCGACTCGAACGCCTCGTCGTCGGCCTCGGCGATGGCTCGAGCGGCCTCGGCAACGGCGTCGGCCCCGTCGAACGTCCGCTGGACGTCCGCGTACACGCGAGGGCTGCCCCCGGTGACGTAGGTCGCGAGCCGCTCGAGCTCGTCGTAAATCGGCGTCTGGAACCCCTCGGGGACGCGTTCGGCCGCGAGCGCGAACGACAGGATCGCGGCGTGAGCCGCCGCCTGGACGGACTCCATCGCCCAGTCGTGTTCCTCAGCGGTTGTCTCGACGAGGCGGTTGCCCGCCGACTCGAGCGCCGACAGCAGCGAGTCGGTGACCGGCCCCTCACGAGCGCGAACCGTCGCGATCGACCCGGGCGCTCGCTCGGGGGCGAACAGCGGGTGCAGACTCGCTCGCTCGAGGTCGTCGGCGTACGCGGCCATCGCCTCGAGCGGGGTCGCCATCACGCCCGTAACGTCGAGCACGGCGCGCTCGGCCCGCCTCGCGTGGCGTTCGATCGATTCTTCGACGTGTCTCATCGGGACGGCCACACAGACGGCCTCGTAGGTCGTCGTTCCCTCGAGGTCGGCGGTGGTACCGCCCACGGTTTCGGCGGCCCGTTCGGCGGCGTCCTCGTCGACGTCGGCGAACGTCAGCGCCGCGTCGATGGACGGATCGTCGGCTATCGCTTCCCCGAACCACGTTCCCATCGCACCGGCGCCGACGATCAGAACCTCCATTGGGGACCGCTACCCGTCGCCGGCGCAAAAACGGTTCGGTGGGCGACGGCGGCTCCAGCTCGAGTCGGTGCGGGCGCCGATCGATTCGCTCGCGTCGAACAGGCACGCGCTCGCTCACTCGGTTGGTTCGGCACGACCACCTCACTCGGTTGATTCGGCCTGCTCTCACTCGCTCGTTTCGGCGCGCACCGACGGCTCGAGATCGATCGGGTAGTCGGTCAGGTTCTCGTAGCCGTCCTCGGTGACGACGACGAGGTCCTCGATGCGGACGCCGCCGACCGCGGGATCGTAGATGCCGGGTTCGACCGTCACGACGTGGCCGACCTCGAGTTCCTCGCCCGACGGCGAGAGACTCGGCGACTCGTGGATGTCGAGGCCGACGCCGTGGCCGGTGCTGTGGATGAATCCCGTCTCGGTGCCGGGGTCGCTCCGGAAGGTTGCGTAGCCGGCGTCCTCGATGACGTCGCAGACGGCGTCGTGGACGGCCGCGCCAGTCGCGCCGGGTTCGATCGACTCGAGGGCGGCCTCGAAGGCCTCGTGGGTGACCTCGTAACGACGGCGCATCTCGTCGGTCGGGTCGCCCCGGCAGAACGTCCGGGTCATGTCGCCGAAGTACTTCGTCTCCTTGTCGCGCGGGAAGATGTCGATCACGATCAACTCGTTCGCCTCGAGCGGGCCGCTCCCGCGGTCGTGGGGGTCGGCGCCGTGTTCCCCGCAGGCGACGATCGTCTCGTCGAGCGAACAGCCGTTTCGCAGGAGCGCGACCTCGATCTCCTCGGTGACGCGCTCGCTCGTCAGCGGTTCGCCCTCGTGGTGGAGGACGCCGTCCTCGACGTCTGCCCCGGCGATCAGGCTCTCGGCGACGGCCATCGCCGCCTGGTTCGCCCGCTGCGTGCGGTGGACGTGCTCGATTTCCTCGTCGTGTTTGACCGAGCGAATCTCGCCGACGATGCCGTCGGCCTCGACGGTCACCTCGAGGCCGCGGTCGCGGAGGCCGTCGGCCGTCCCGGTCGGGAAGCTTCGCGGGACGGCGACCGAGGCGATCTCCCGGTCGTCGAGGAATCGTTCGAGGACGCGGAGGAACCCCTCGTAGCGGCCGTACTCGGCGATGAGTTCCTGGGAATCGTACGTCGCGTACCGGGTGACGGTGTCGGCTCCCGATTCCTTGACGGCCCGGCCGTACTCGAGACCCGAGACGAACAGGTGGATCTCGCCGTCGGGGGTGACGAGCGTCTGGTAGGCGTCGGGCGCGGAGAATCCGGAGACGTAACGCTGGTCGGAGTCGGTCGCGTCGTCGTCAATGAGGTAGGCGTCGAGTTCCTCGGCGGCGAGGAACTCCGTGAGCGGTGATAGATCGGTCTCCATGCCAGAGCGTGGGCGTGCCGCGCTAATAATTACCGGGAAAGCGGAACAGTGCGGCAACTCGAGTGCCGCTGACGATACCGCGGGATCGAATCGAAAGGCGCGTCGCGATTTTGGAAATACGCTCGAGGATTGGCGACAGCGACGAACGGCGAACAGCGACGAACGGCGAACAGCGACCGGAAAACAGCCCGGAATCGACTCAGTGTCCGAGCGACGGGTCGTCCGGAAGCTGTCGACGCTGGCGAGGGTAGCGCGGGTGCTCGCCCGCGTAGACGTGATCGAACATCGTCTCGGCGTCGGGGTCGGACTCGGATTCGGCCGTCTCGACTGCCGACTGGACGCGCTGCTCGGCCCGCTCGCGAACGGCCTGTTCGTCCTCGTCGGACCAGCCGACGGTCGACTCGAGGTACTCGCGGGTCCGCTCGAGGGGGTCGGTCCACTCCTCGGCCTCGTCCTCGTCGCGGTAGACGTCGGGGTCGTCGGTGGTCGTGTGGGGTCCGCGCCGGTAGGTCACGGCCTCGATGAGGGTCGCACCGCCGCCGTTTCGGGCGCGCTCGAGGGCCTCGTTCACGACGTCGTAGACGGCGAGGACGTCGTTGCCGTCGACGCGAACGCCCTCGATGCCGTAGGCGTCGGCCTTCTGGGCGATAGTGGCACTCGCCGTCTGGCGCTCCCTGGGCACCGAGATGGCGTAGCCGTTGTTCTGACAGAAGAAGACGGTGGGTGCCTCGAAGACGCCCGCGAAGTTGAGGGCCTCGTGGAAGTCGCCCTCGCTCGTGGCGCCGTCGCCCAGGCTGGCCATCGAGACGACGTCGTCGCCCTTGAGATTCGAGGCCATACCCATGCCGACGGCGTGGGGGAGCTGGGTCGCGATGGGGATGGTGATCGGGAACGTCCGGAGGTCCGCTTCGTCCTGGCGGTCGACGTAGCTTCCTCGCCCCATCAGGTGGCGGACAACCTCCGAGAGCGGGAGGCCACGCGAGAGGTACATCGCGTGATCGCGGTAGGTCGGAAAGAGGTAGTCCTCGTCGCGAAGCGCCATTGCGGCGCCGATCTGGGCGGCCTCCTGGCCCTGCATGGGGGCGTAGGTACCGATCCGCCCCTGGCGGTGGAGGCTGATCGCTTTGTCGTCGAACGTTCGGGCGAGTACCTGTGTCTCGTAGAGTTCGAGGAGCGTCTCCTCGGAGTGGGTGAGGGAGTACTGCGGGCCCTCGTCCTCGTCGGCTTCGGCTTCGAGTTCCGGCAACACACGAACGATTTCATCGACGTGACTGGCCATAGTAGATTCCAACGGTCTATCAGGGAAGATGCTGTACTAGCTAATAAATGATGGGCTTTACCCCGGTATGGTAAAGATAATTCACCACCTCTTAAAAGTCCACAACGATTCGTCGAGAATCGCCCGGAGATTCGGGCAATTATTGACGATCCGTCGACCCCGGCTCGTTCCGGACGGCCGGATTCCCAACAGTTAGGCTACCGGGCCGACCTACTCCGGCACATGTCCACGTGGATCGGCGACGTATTCACCAGTGATCGCGGCTGGAACCACCTCGAGGCCCTCGTCGACGTCGGCAACCGCATGGCCGGCTCGTCGGGCGAACGCGAGGCGGCGGAGCTGACGCGCGACGCGCTCGAGGTCGCCGGCGCTCGAAATGCGAGACTCGAGTCCTTCGCGATCCAGGGCTGGGAACGCGGCTCGAGTGCGGTTCGAGCGGGTGACCTGGAACTCGACCTCCAGTGCATCGCGCTTCCCCGAAGCCCCTCGGCGTCGGCGACGGCCCCGCTGGTCGACCTCGAGTACGGCCTGCCTGAGCAGTTCGGAGACGCCGATCTCGAGGGGGCGATCGTCATGGTTCGAAGCGACATTCCGGACTACTACGATCGGTACGTCCACCGCCGCGAGAAGTACTACCACGCGGTCGAAAACGGTGCCGCGGGCTTCGTCTACCGCAACCACGTCGAGGGGTGTCTCCCGCCCACGGGAAGCGTCGGCACGCCCGAACGTCCCGTCGGCGAGATTCCGGCCGTCGGCGTCTCGAGCGAGGTCGGTTCCAGACTGGCTCGGCGGTTCGACGGCGAGGAGATCGAGGTCGCGGTCGAAGCGACGATCGAGGACGCCGAGAGTCAGAATGTCCACGCCGAACTCGGCCCCGAGACCGACGAGCGCGTGCTGATCACGAGCCACGTCGACGCCCACGACATCGCGGAGGGTGCCCTCGACAACGGCGCCGGCACCGCG
It contains:
- a CDS encoding prephenate dehydrogenase; translated protein: MEVLIVGAGAMGTWFGEAIADDPSIDAALTFADVDEDAAERAAETVGGTTADLEGTTTYEAVCVAVPMRHVEESIERHARRAERAVLDVTGVMATPLEAMAAYADDLERASLHPLFAPERAPGSIATVRAREGPVTDSLLSALESAGNRLVETTAEEHDWAMESVQAAAHAAILSFALAAERVPEGFQTPIYDELERLATYVTGGSPRVYADVQRTFDGADAVAEAARAIAEADDEAFESLYDEAAERWSAREGVDDGETDVQNASRSANGGERE
- the surE gene encoding 5'/3'-nucleotidase SurE; translated protein: MSERERESERHGDRDRDRNRNRNRNDDLEILLTNDDGIDSPGLRALYDELSALGTVTTVAPATDQSAIGRALSSDVDVEEHDLGYAVHGTPADCVVAGLSELCPTDPDLVVSGCNKGANLGEYVLGRSGTVSAAVEAAFFDVPAIAASMYVPTGDLAFTDVQTTPEDYVLAADATRYLAERGLEFGVFETVAYLNVNAPMPDGATDSVDLAPLELTRPSKRYEMDASRHETGVTLHDRVWEEMDPDVIPDPEGTDRRAVAEGRISVSPLTAPHTVADPDSLSELVASYGRLEERSRPEF
- a CDS encoding M28 family peptidase, with translation MSTWIGDVFTSDRGWNHLEALVDVGNRMAGSSGEREAAELTRDALEVAGARNARLESFAIQGWERGSSAVRAGDLELDLQCIALPRSPSASATAPLVDLEYGLPEQFGDADLEGAIVMVRSDIPDYYDRYVHRREKYYHAVENGAAGFVYRNHVEGCLPPTGSVGTPERPVGEIPAVGVSSEVGSRLARRFDGEEIEVAVEATIEDAESQNVHAELGPETDERVLITSHVDAHDIAEGALDNGAGTAMVVELANALAAREDDLETRVEFVAYGAEEVGLVGSGYHADTAAHDEIKAVVNNDGVVRGRTLSLTTHGFDALDDVADEVSDRFGHPIETIPKLGPHSDHWPFVRWGVPGTHVMSTSDEVGRGWGHTFADTFEKLEQRDLLEQAILLTEYVVTLAREDVTTEPKSTDEIVERLEAEDLAEGMQITGDWPYDE
- the pdhA gene encoding pyruvate dehydrogenase (acetyl-transferring) E1 component subunit alpha, translated to MASHVDEIVRVLPELEAEADEDEGPQYSLTHSEETLLELYETQVLARTFDDKAISLHRQGRIGTYAPMQGQEAAQIGAAMALRDEDYLFPTYRDHAMYLSRGLPLSEVVRHLMGRGSYVDRQDEADLRTFPITIPIATQLPHAVGMGMASNLKGDDVVSMASLGDGATSEGDFHEALNFAGVFEAPTVFFCQNNGYAISVPRERQTASATIAQKADAYGIEGVRVDGNDVLAVYDVVNEALERARNGGGATLIEAVTYRRGPHTTTDDPDVYRDEDEAEEWTDPLERTREYLESTVGWSDEDEQAVRERAEQRVQSAVETAESESDPDAETMFDHVYAGEHPRYPRQRRQLPDDPSLGH
- a CDS encoding small ribosomal subunit Rsm22 family protein is translated as MTDQREAIRSNAKYLRQVRPIDPEEISSYVEGEPHPAVVAQILREEALDLGLVEREDGTFAPVSDEPVPPRSAATTDPVHRLPERYVTRLEEVLVDRYGVDWHEGPSGSLLRSTIRRMKSQYLERRSVSYDEDVAAGYAIYHLPAYYAAIQYALDDLAERGLLERRLRVLDVGAGVGGPALGLFEFLPDDSLVDYHAVEPGEGADVLEALLEETGQNVHATIHRTTIEAFDPGSLDNRDSDADDADDADPAFDLVLACNVLSELEDPEAVLRQAVEWLAPDGSLVAMAPADKNASIELRELERTLEADGVTVYGPTVRLWGGETPEDRGWSFDVHPDLEVPSFQRKLDRAGEGADPGEFVNVDVQFSYSILRRDGTRRIAIGLEGSGQAKMAEMERHVTNRIDLTAAKLSHSLSETRGGGGGTRRRDADDREPNPIFKISDGSEAIDHYAVVTNETALNRPLLEAEYGDVLAFENVLVLWNDDEGAYNLVVDEETIVDRIG
- a CDS encoding helix-turn-helix transcriptional regulator — its product is MVFNSLRDRLSSLFGSETADAESVDGQSASGTPSDPDAAPEEPTTGPAARENKETLSYAEQVEYGASDREIADEDKVLRLLVKRGGRVDETTILEETGWKESHLSAVVEEMEDDNQVSAITVGRKRVICRRGFEPKGYRSHLNE
- a CDS encoding M24 family metallopeptidase, which produces METDLSPLTEFLAAEELDAYLIDDDATDSDQRYVSGFSAPDAYQTLVTPDGEIHLFVSGLEYGRAVKESGADTVTRYATYDSQELIAEYGRYEGFLRVLERFLDDREIASVAVPRSFPTGTADGLRDRGLEVTVEADGIVGEIRSVKHDEEIEHVHRTQRANQAAMAVAESLIAGADVEDGVLHHEGEPLTSERVTEEIEVALLRNGCSLDETIVACGEHGADPHDRGSGPLEANELIVIDIFPRDKETKYFGDMTRTFCRGDPTDEMRRRYEVTHEAFEAALESIEPGATGAAVHDAVCDVIEDAGYATFRSDPGTETGFIHSTGHGVGLDIHESPSLSPSGEELEVGHVVTVEPGIYDPAVGGVRIEDLVVVTEDGYENLTDYPIDLEPSVRAETSE
- a CDS encoding Rdx family protein; translation: MTSLEIEYCHPCGFLDRALDVQAAVMRSFGGELESATLTVGDHGVFVVRVDDAVVFDVSEESFDVDEIVRAVRADL